One stretch of Epinephelus lanceolatus isolate andai-2023 chromosome 15, ASM4190304v1, whole genome shotgun sequence DNA includes these proteins:
- the LOC144467029 gene encoding E3 ubiquitin-protein ligase TRIM39-like yields MAAASSSLSEDQFLCSICLDVFTDPVSTPCGHNFCKNCITTHWNIDVTYQCPNCNKGFDTRPELQVNTFVSEMVSHFRQSAQQRASSSEQQAAEPGDVPCDVCTGPKVKALKSCLVCLVSYCETHLEPHLTALGLKRHQLIDPVKNLEGRMCRKHKKPLELFCKPDQRCVCMLCSVLNHKSHDVVPLKEQYERNLAKLGKTRATIEQMIKMRQLKIQEFKDSVSISRAIADREIAIRNHVFTKLKEAIERHQAKLIKTAEEKHRMTEQQAEGFIKEMEQEISELKKRSSELEQLLLLEDHLNLVQNFSSLHAAPPTKNWTEVRVYSPSYEGTVGTTVDQLVKMVKKQVKKFLKESELKTVQQYAVDVTLDPDTAHPRLILSEDGKQVRDGTVWKDLRHNPERFSHSLCVLGKQFVSSGRFYFEVQVKGKPDWGLGVAAESVNRKGLLSVSPKNGYWTMHSRKGNFYHSFTETFVPLFLTLKPEKVGVFVDYDEGLVSFYDVNAAALIDAHIGCSFTEKLHPVFLLCANQGGKTSAPLIICPVHPT; encoded by the coding sequence ATGGCTGCTGCCAGCAGTTCACTGTCTGAAGATCAGTTTCTGtgctccatctgtctggatGTGTTCACTGATCCAGTCAGCACACCATGTGGACACAACTTCTGCAAGAACTGCATCACTACACACTGGAATATTGATGTTACCTATCAGTGTCCCAACTGTAATAAGGGTTTCGACACAAGACCTGAGCTGCAGGTCAATACTTTTGTCTCTGAGATGGTTTCTCACTTCAGACAGTCAGCTCAACAGAGAGCCAGCAGCTCAGAGCAACAAGCTGCTGAACCAGGAGACGTTCCCTGTGACGTCTGCACTGGACCCAAAGTGAAGGCCCTGAAGTCCTGCCTGGTGTGTCTGGTCTCCTACTGTGAGACTCACCTGGAGCCTCATCTGACAGCATTAGGCCTGAAAAGACATCAGCTGATTGACCCTGTGAAGAACCTGGAAGGCAGGATGTGTAGGAAGCACAAGAAACCTCTGGAACTGTTCTGTAAGCCTGATCAGAggtgtgtctgcatgctctgctctgttttgaACCACAAGTCACATGATGTTGTGCCTCTTAAAGAACAATATGAAAGAAACTTGGCCAAGCTGGGTAAGACAAGGGCTACAATTGAGCAGATGATCAAGATGCGACAGTTAAAGATCCAAGAGTTCAAAGATTCAGTCAGCATCAGCAGGGCAAttgcagacagagagatagcaATCAGAAATCATGTCTTCACCAAGCTGAAGGAGGCTATTGAGAGACACCAGGCCAAACTTATTAAGACAGCTGAAGAAAAGCACAGAATGACAGAGCAACAGGCTGAAGGCTTTATCAAAGAGATGGAACAGGAAATCTCTGAGCTGAAGAAGAGAAGCTCTGAGCTGGAACAGCTCTTACTCTTAGAAGACCACCTTAACCTCGTCCAGAACTTTTCATCCCTGCATGCTGCTCCACCCACCAAGAACtggacagaagtcagagtctatTCCCCTTCATATGAGGGGACTGTGGGGACAACTGTTGATCAGTTGGTGAAGATGGTCAAAAAACAGGTCAAGAAGTTTCTCAAGGAGTCTGAGTTGAAGACGGTCCAGCAGTATGCAGTGGACGTCACACTTGATCCTGATACAGCACATCCCCGACTCATCCTGTCTGAAGATGGGAAACAAGTACGTGACGGTACTGTGTGGAAGGATCTCCGACATAACCCAGAGAGATTTTCTCACAGTCTCTGTGTCTTGGGGAAGCAGTTTGTTTCTTCAGGAAGATTTTACTTTGAGGTTCAGGTGAAAGGAAAGCCTGATTGGGGTTTAGGAGTTGCTGCAGAGTCAGTCAACAGAAAGGGGCTACTCAGTGTAAGCCCTAAGAACGGTTACTGGACAATGCATTCAAGGAAAGGAAATTTCTACCATTCTTTTACTGAGACCTTCGTCCCTCTCTTTCTGACATTGAAGCCTGAGAAGGTGGGGGTGTTTGTAGATTATGACGAGGGTCTGGTCTCCTTTTATGACGTTAATGCTGCAGCTCTTATCGATGCACATATTGGCTGCTCCTTCACTGAAAAACTCCACCCAGTCTTTCTTCTCTGTGCAAATCAGGGTGGTAAAACGTCTGCCCCTCTGATCATCTGTCCTGTCCACCCTACTTAG
- the LOC144467033 gene encoding E3 ubiquitin-protein ligase TRIM21-like has product MAAASSSLSEDQFLCSICLDVFTDPVSTPCGHNFCKNCITEHWNINVPYQCPNCKKIFYTRPELQVNIFVSEMVSHFRQSAQQRASSSEQQAAEPGDVPCDVCTGTKVKALKSCLVCLVSYCETHLEPHLTASGLKRHQLIDPVENLEGRMCTKHDKLLELFCKTDQMCVCMLCTVLDHKSHDVVPLKEEYERNLAKLGWTEDEIQQMIEERRLKIQEFKDSVSISRKNADREIANCNHVFTELKEAIERNQAKVIESTEEKHRMTEKQAEGFIKELEQEISELKKRSSELVQVLFSEDHLNLVQNFPSLDAAPPTKNWTQVKVCPPSYEGTVRTTVDQLVEMFKNEMKKLLTNIELKTVQQSAVDVTLDPDTAHPRLILSEDGKQVHDGAVWKDLPETPKRFSHGLCVLGKQFVSSGRFYFEVQVKGKTKWGLGVARESANRKQLFSVSPQNGYWTIGLMNEIISHSLTGSLVPLPQKSKPEKVGVFVDYDEGLVSFYDVDAAALIYTYTGCSFTGKLHPFFSPCANQDGENSAPLIICPVNPT; this is encoded by the coding sequence ATGGCTGCTGCCAGCAGTTCACTGTCTGAAGATCAGTTTCTGtgctccatctgtctggatGTGTTCACTGATCCAGTCAGCACACCATGTGGACACAACTTCTGCAAGAACTGCATCACTGAACACTGGAATATTAATGTCCCCTATCAGTGTCCCAACTGTAAAAAGATTTTCTACACAAGACCTGAGCTGCAGGTCAATATTTTTGTCTCTGAGATGGTTTCTCACTTCAGACAGTCAGCTCAACAGAGAGCCAGCAGCTCAGAGCAACAAGCTGCTGAACCAGGAGACGTTCCCTGTGACGTCTGCACTGGAACCAAAGTGAAGGCCCTGAAGTCCTGCCTGGTGTGTCTGGTCTCCTACTGTGAGACTCACCTGGAGCCTCATCTGACAGCGTCAGGCCTGAAAAGACATCAGCTGATCGACCCTGTGGAGAACCTGGAAGGCAGGATGTGTACGAAGCACGATAAACTGCTGGAGCTGTTCTGTAAGACCGACcagatgtgtgtctgcatgctctgCACAGTTTTGGATCACAAGTCACATGATGTTGTTCCTCTAAAAGAAGAATATGAAAGAAACTTGGCCAAGCTTGGATGGACAGAGGATGAAATTCAGCAGATGATCGAGGAGAGACGACTCAAGATCCAAGAGTTCAAAGATTCAGTCAGCATCAGCAGGAaaaatgcagacagagagatagcaAACTGCAATCATGTCTTCACCGAGCTGAAGGAGGCTATTGAGAGAAACCAGGCCAAAGTTATTGAGTCGACTGAAGAAAAGCACAGAATGACAGAGAAACAGGCTGAAGGCTTCATCAAAGAGCTGGAACAGGAAATCTCTGAGCTGAAGAAGAGAAGCTCTGAGCTGGTGCAGGTCTTATTCTCAGAAGACCACCTTAACCTCGTCCAGAATTTTCCATCTCTGGATGCTGCTCCACCCACCAAGAACTGGACACAGGTCAAAGTCTGTCCACCTTCATATGAGGGGACTGTGAGGACAACTGTTGATCAGTTGGTGGAGATGTTCAAAAATGAGATGAAGAAGCTTCTCACAAACATTGAGTTAAAGACGGTCCAGCAGTCTGCAGTGGACGTCACACTTGATCCTGATACAGCACATCCCCGACTCATCCTGTCTGAAGATGGGAAACAAGTACATGATGGTGCTGTGTGGAAGGATCTCCCAGAAACCCCAAAGAGATTTTCTCATGGTCTCTGTGTCTTGGGGAAACAGTTTGTTTCTTCAGGAAGATTTTACTTTGAGGTTCAGGTGAAAGGGAAAACTAAATGGGGTTTAGGAGTTGCCAGAGAGTCAGCCAACAGAAAGCAGTTATTCAGTGTTAGCCCTCAGAATGGTTACTGGACAATAGGTTTGATGAATGAAATTATCTCCCATTCTCTTACTGGGTCATTGGTCCCTCTCCCTCAGAAGTCAAAGCCTGAGAAGGTGGGGGTGTTTGTAGATTATGACGAGGGTCTGGTCTCCTTTTATGATGTTGATGCTGCAGCTCTTATCTACACCTATACTGGCTGCTCCTTCACTGGAAAACTCCACCCATTCTTCTCTCCCTGTGCAAATCAGGATGGTGAAAACTCTGCCCCTCTGATCATCTGTCCTGTCAACCCTACTTAG
- the LOC144467032 gene encoding E3 ubiquitin-protein ligase TRIM39-like, whose product MAAASSSLSEDQFLCSICLDVFTDPVSTPCGHNFCKNCITTHWNIDVTYQCPNCNKVFDTRPELQVNTFVSEMVSHFRQSAQQRASSSEQQAAEPGDVPCDVCTGPKVKALKSCLVCLVSYCETHLEPHLTALGLKRHQLIDPVENLEGRMCRKHKKPLELFCKPDQRCVCMLCSVLNHKSHDVVPLKEQYERNLAKLGKTRATIEQMIKMRQLKIQEFKDSVSISRAIADREIAIRNHVFTKLKEAIERHQAKLIKTAEEKHRMIEKQAEGFIKEMEQEISELKKRSSELEQLLLLEDHLNLVQNFSSLHAAPPTKNWTEVRVYSPSYEGTVGTTVAQLVKMVKKQVKKFLKESELKTVQQYAVDVTLDPDTAHPRLILSEDGKQVRDGTVWKDLRHNPERFSHSLCVLGKQFVSSGRFYFEVQVKGKPDWGLGVAAESVNRKGLLSVSPKNGYWTMHSRKGNFYHSFTETFVPLFLTLKPEKVGVFVDYDEGLVSFYDVNAAALIDAHIGCSFTEKLHPVFLLCANQGGKTSAPLIICPVHPT is encoded by the coding sequence ATGGCTGCTGCCAGCAGTTCACTGTCTGAAGATCAGTTTCTGtgctccatctgtctggatGTGTTCACTGATCCAGTCAGCACACCATGTGGACACAACTTCTGCAAGAACTGCATCACTACACACTGGAATATTGATGTTACCTATCAGTGTCCCAACTGTAATAAGGTTTTTGACACAAGACCTGAGCTGCAGGTCAATACTTTTGTCTCTGAGATGGTTTCTCACTTCAGACAGTCAGCTCAACAGAGAGCCAGCAGCTCAGAGCAACAAGCTGCTGAACCAGGAGACGTTCCCTGTGACGTCTGCACTGGACCCAAAGTGAAGGCCCTGAAGTCCTGCCTGGTGTGTCTGGTCTCCTACTGTGAGACTCACCTGGAGCCTCATCTGACAGCATTAGGCCTGAAAAGACATCAGCTGATCGACCCTGTGGAGAACCTGGAAGGCAGGATGTGTAGGAAGCACAAGAAACCTCTGGAACTGTTCTGTAAGCCTGATCAGAggtgtgtctgcatgctctgctctgttttgaACCACAAGTCACATGATGTTGTGCCTCTTAAAGAACAATATGAAAGAAACTTGGCCAAGCTGGGTAAGACAAGGGCTACAATTGAGCAGATGATCAAGATGCGACAGTTAAAGATCCAAGAGTTCAAAGATTCAGTCAGCATCAGCAGGGCAAttgcagacagagagatagcaATCAGAAATCATGTCTTCACCAAGCTGAAGGAGGCTATTGAGAGACACCAGGCCAAACTTATTAAGACAGCTGAAGAAAAGCACAGAATGATAGAGAAACAGGCTGAAGGCTTTATCAAAGAGATGGAACAGGAAATCTCTGAGCTGAAGAAGAGAAGCTCTGAGCTGGAACAGCTCTTACTCTTAGAAGACCACCTTAACCTCGTCCAGAACTTTTCATCCCTGCATGCTGCTCCACCCACCAAGAACtggacagaagtcagagtctatTCCCCTTCATATGAGGGGACTGTGGGGACAACTGTTGCTCAGTTGGTGAAGATGGTCAAAAAACAGGTCAAGAAGTTTCTCAAGGAGTCTGAGTTGAAGACGGTCCAGCAGTATGCAGTGGACGTCACACTTGATCCTGATACAGCACATCCCCGACTCATCCTGTCTGAAGATGGGAAACAAGTACGTGACGGTACTGTGTGGAAGGATCTCCGACATAACCCAGAGAGATTTTCTCACAGTCTCTGTGTCTTGGGGAAGCAGTTTGTTTCTTCAGGAAGATTTTACTTTGAGGTTCAGGTGAAAGGAAAGCCTGATTGGGGTTTAGGAGTTGCTGCAGAGTCAGTCAACAGAAAGGGGCTACTCAGTGTAAGCCCTAAGAACGGTTACTGGACAATGCATTCAAGGAAAGGAAATTTCTACCATTCTTTTACTGAGACCTTCGTCCCTCTCTTTCTGACATTGAAGCCTGAGAAGGTGGGGGTGTTTGTAGATTATGACGAGGGTCTGGTCTCCTTTTATGACGTTAATGCTGCAGCTCTTATCGATGCCCATATTGGCTGCTCCTTCACTGAAAAACTCCACCCAGTCTTTCTTCTCTGTGCAAATCAGGGTGGTAAAACGTCTGCCCCTCTGATCATCTGTCCTGTCCACCCTACTTAG
- the LOC117266903 gene encoding E3 ubiquitin-protein ligase TRIM39-like — translation MAAASSSLSEDQFLCSICLDVFTDPVTTPCGHNFCKNCITTHWNINVPYQCPNCKNIFDTRPELQVNTFVSEMVSHFRQSAQQRASSSEQQAAEPGDVPCDVCTGPKVKALKSCLVCLVSYCETHLEPHLTASGLKRHQLIDPVENLEGRMCMKHDKPLELFCNTDQMCVCMLCSVLDHKSHDVVPLKEEYERNLAKLGKTEAGVQQMIEERRLKIQEFKHSINISRENADREIAIKNHVFTELKEAIERHQVKLIKMAEEKHRMTEKQAEGFIKELEQEISELEKRSDELEQLSRSEDHLNLVQKFPSLDAAPPTKNWIEVKVCPPSYEGTVGTTVDQLVEMLKNEMKKLLTNIELKTVQQSAVDVTLDPDTAHPRLILSEDGKQVHDGAVWKDLPESPKRFSLGLCVLGKQFVSSGRFYFEVQVKGKTKWGLGVVRESVNRKGPITASPQNGYWTIGLMNEIIYHTVTESLVPLSLKSKPEKVGVFVDYDEGLVSFYDVDAAALIYTFTGCSFTGKLHPFFFPCANQDGENSAPLIICPVNLLNLMTCHVPQKD, via the coding sequence ATGGCTGCTGCCAGCAGTTCACTGTCTGAAGATCAGTTTCTGtgctccatctgtctggatGTGTTCACTGATCCAGTCACCACACCATGTGGACACAACTTCTGCAAGAACTGCATCACTACACACTGGAATATTAATGTCCCCTATCAGTGTCCcaactgtaaaaatatttttgacacaAGACCTGAGCTGCAGGTCAATACTTTTGTCTCTGAGATGGTTTCTCATTTCAGACAGTCAGCTCAACAGAGAGCCAGCAGCTCAGAGCAACAAGCTGCTGAACCAGGAGACGTTCCCTGTGACGTCTGCACTGGACCCAAAGTGAAGGCCCTGAAGTCCTGCCTGGTGTGTCTGGTCTCCTACTGTGAGACTCACCTGGAGCCTCATCTGACAGCATCAGGCCTGAAAAGACATCAGCTGATCGACCCTGTGGAGAACCTGGAAGGCAGGATGTGTATGAAGCACGATAAACCTCTGGAGCTGTTCTGTAACACCGACcagatgtgtgtctgcatgctctgctctgttttaGACCACAAGTCACATGATGTTGTGCCTCTAAAAGAAGAATATGAAAGAAACTTGGCCAAGCTTGGAAAGACAGAGGCTGGAGTTCAGCAAATGATCGAGGAGAGACGACTCAAGATTCAGGAGTTCAAACATTCAATCAATAtcagcagagaaaatgcagacagagagatagcaATCAAAAATCATGTCTTCACCGAGCTGAAGGAGGCTATTGAGAGACACCAGGTCAAACTTATTAAGATGGCTGAAGAAAAGCACAGAATGACAGAGAAACAGGCTGAAGGCTTCATCAAAGAGCTGGAACAGGAAATCTCTGAGCTGGAGAAGAGAAGCGATGAGCTGGAGCAGCTCTCACGCTCAGAAGACCACCTTAACCTCGTCCAGAAGTTTCCATCCCTGGATGCTGCTCCACCCACCAAGAACTGGATAGAGGTCAAAGTCTGTCCACCTTCATATGAGGGGACTGTGGGGACAACTGTTGATCAGTTGGTGGAGATGTTAAAAAATGAGATGAAGAAGCTTCTCACAAACATTGAGTTAAAGACAGTCCAGCAGTCTGCAGTGGACGTCACACTTGATCCTGATACAGCACATCCCCGACTCATCCTGTCTGAAGATGGGAAACAAGTACATGATGGTGCTGTGTGGAAGGATCTCCCAGAAAGCCCAAAGAGATTTTCTCTTGGTCTCTGTGTCTTGGGAAAGCAGTTTGTTTCTTCAGGAAGATTTTACTTCGAGGTTCAGGTGAAAGGGAAAACTAAATGGGGTTTAGGAGTTGTCAGAGAGTCAGTCAACAGAAAGGGGCCAATCACTGCAAGCCCTCAGAATGGTTACTGGACAATAGGTTTGATGAATGAAATTATCTACCATACTGTTACTGAGTCCTTAGTCCCTCTCTCTTTGAAGTCGAAGCCTGAGAAGGTGGGGGTGTTTGTAGATTATGACGAGGGTCTGGTCTCCTTTTATGATGTTGATGCTGCAGCTCTTATCTACACCTTTACTGGCTGCTCCTTCACTGGAAAACTCCACCCATTCTTTTTTCCCTGTGCAAATCAGGATGGTGAAAACTCGGCCCCTCTGATCATCTGTCCTGTCAACCTACTTAATTTAATGACATGTCATGTTCCGCAAAAAGACTGa